cttttctctttagacttctaAATTCCCCTTCACCTGGACCTTTCCTGCCCACCCCCACCCTTTTTAGTTTCAAGTCCTATCCAtggccctagttattcgattcaccaggacactggtcccagcgcgGAGTGGAGTCCGtctcaatggaacagctccctctttccccagtactggtgccagtgccccatgaatcgaaaccccttcctcccacaccactctcagCCATgcgtttaactctctgatctgcttgACCCTATGCCAGTTAGCACATgggtcaggtagtaatccagagattattacctttaaggttctgcttattaatttagaccctcgcTCCtcgaactccctcagcagaacctcatttagttctacctatgtcgttggttcctacctggaccacaacaactggatcctccttgTGCTCTAAGTTCTTCTCCAACCACGAGAACATGTCCTTAACTCTGTctccgggcaggcaacacagccttcaggactcccggtcgcagctgcagagaacagtatctaccccccaccactaccacattcctttttaatcCCCCCACTTTAATGACCCCCTGTACCACGATgtcgtggtcaatttgcccatcctttcTGCCGTCCtggttctcatccatacaggtaccaACTACCTTGTACCTGTTCGACAAggtctgaggctcctccatcactgcatcctgggtccccatacctgcctgactcgcagtcacatcctcctgtccctgaccaatgACTAACTCTAAACTACTTcgcctaaggggtgtgactgcctcctggatccaagtgtccagataactctcctcctccctgacgcatcgcaatgtctgcagctcagactccggctcaacaactctgagctgaagttcctcgagctgcagacatttaCTGCGGATGTGGTTCCTCGGGATCTcactgctctccaccaactcccacatgctgcagttatgaaacaccacctgccctgccatccttatctagccttgtttaatttaattagtttttttaaagtttttattcaatcggttatttatagttttattaatcTGCTAATAAACTAGTTTAAGTTAtcaatttaataaagtaatagcagtAATAACACTACCTTCTAACAGTCTTATGACTAGTGAGAGAAAACAGATAATCTATCCTTTAACTAAAGAGGAAGAAAAATCAAGACAGGAGTACCTTCTGTTCAAAATCCTCTCAATCTCTGAAAATTATTTGATAAAACATATATTTCTTTTCTGCAAAAATATACCACAGCAAGCTTATGGAGACTTGTCTTAACAGGTTTCTTGACCTCCTCATCCACTTCCCATGAAGAGGCCATGTATGTCCTAGTCACTGTAACATGGGCCAACATACAACCGGACTGTGTCCCTAATTAAAATGTTTGGATCTGGAGAGATGTCATGGGCTGCTACGATAAATCTCAAACCCACACATTCCCATATGGCAAGCCCAGATCTCAAAGGTGTTGCTATATAGAGGTTCCAAAATggaaaccagatgcttcctcggGAGGAGTGATGGAAAAATCAAATATTCACTCACCTCAACTTTCACACAAGCTCTAGTTTCCCAGCTATGGAGCAGAGTCGGAAATCCGATCCCAGACAACCAACAACTTGCCCCTTTGGTAAGGAAAGTATAACAAGGAAGTGGCAAAATATAAAAgaccttaaaaaaaaactaaatcagACATATCACAAATGTCCAAACTTTGAGCCGTGGCACTGAATAATCTAACCCTAGCTAGGTGGACGTAGGGTAGCCTCACCATTTGAGGCTCAGCAGAAGAAATAATTCAGCTGGCTTTGCGTCATCATCCAGTGTCTCCTGCTGGAAGTGCGTGTATCGAGTGAGGGTTGGGCTATGACAGTCCCCACATTTGAACTACATACCAACAACACTCATCGTCCAGGCTCATACACTGGATTAAGGTAACAGTGAGCCATTGCAACCCGCGGAACCAGTCATGATGTCACCAACTTGTAGAGGACAGTAAAAGGAGAAGATTGGAGGGAAAATATTGCTTTGTGTGGGAAGTTTAAGGGGAAAATGGTTTAAGATACTCATGCTCTGAGAAGTGTTCTTTTATAGTTTTCTTACATAAAAGCTCACAAAGAACAGGTGTAAAAGACACTTTTGAAAATATAGTGCTTCCCCCTTGGAATTAAAATTCTAGTATCCAATAACTGTTGCCAGTTAATTCTGAACTACAGGTAGGAACTTCCCATTTGGAAAAAATCCTACCATTTCAAAGATATTAAAGTTTTCACAACAAAGATCAGTTTTGTTGGGCTCCTCCTCCAATCTCAGTGAATTTGTCCAAAGCAGCAGTAGGAGTACCACTCAGCACCCTTACAttcgagagtggggggggaaaaaaaatcacatgaaAATCAGCTAGTCACTACTCATCACCATCTGGCAAGCCCTGCAGGAAGTGCTTAGTAAAAACAAAGTCAGAATTAGCTGCAAATgcccatctccctccctctcctcccagccTGATATCTTGCCAGCATTTCGTAACAAGGCTTACACATGAAAAACAGTCACTTGAATCAGATACCATAGGGTACACAataatcatggaactgtacccagcagggAGTCAATGCCtttgggggagtgggaataagagACGAATTGGTGGGGAAAAGTTGATTTAAAAGTGAATTTCAAGATGCATATTTCTGTCCTCTTCGCGATGACCTCTGATCACACCTCTGGATTTTAACTCTGATCAGTGAGAACATAAGAATGAAGCTCTAGGAAGTAATTTCTGCTACAAATATTCTAAGACATGTAGACTGGGCTTCTTTACCTCTTACCTATATGCTGTTATGCAAAATCCAAGCTCCGTCCTCACCTGATCATTTTTTCCAAGCTCCAACTCCACAATAGCAACTGGTGTGTTAATTTGATCCAAGCGCTTGGACTGAGTCTTCAAATCAACTCGCCAACTCAAGTTCCTTAAGCAGTTCTCCCATTTGCTCTGATTAATAAGGCTTTCTCGGATTTTAACTTTATGATTTTTCCAGAATTTTGTTAAAACTGTAGCTTGCTCCGGTGCAATTCCTTTTTGTTTCTTGGTCTGTGCTGTTAAGAAGGCTTCCAGTTGGTTGAAGTCCATGTCTGCAGACGCTATTGACTGTTGAGATAAAACTCATATTAGACCAACAGTCTTAGCCATCATATACCAAAATCTTTTGTGCAAGAGATTCAGCACAAAAAGTCTGACCAGACAAGATGGAGAGTACACTCTGTAAAAATAAAAGCCAGGATGCTGATCGGCACAACAAAAAGGTATTGGGCATTTTTCCACCACTACTTAACTCAAATGCACTTTGTAACTAACTTCTGTAGAAGGATATGAGCAAGAACGCTGTCTTGAAGCAATCAATAAAGCGATAGTTTTTATAACTGCTCCTGCAAGTTGAATGGGacttggcagcagagttttggatgagctgaagtttatggagggtggaagatgagaggccgaccAGGAAAGAATTGcaatagtcgagcctggaggtaacaaaaacgtggatgagggtttcagcatcagatgggctgaggcaagcaCGTGCTTCCTCTTTGCTGCTCAATTCAAAGAGAAACCAGTGgtatgatttaaaaataaattcaggaAAGCGCCACTTTTGGGTCACTCTGCCAAGACCTGACCTATAATATAAA
The DNA window shown above is from Heptranchias perlo isolate sHepPer1 chromosome 8, sHepPer1.hap1, whole genome shotgun sequence and carries:
- the commd1 gene encoding COMM domain-containing protein 1 isoform X3; its protein translation is MAERDGRSLSGLLGGIAQQVYFHNTDITEQQLKHQLFPDLSQEDFRALLEKMTGILRSIASADMDFNQLEAFLTAQTKKQKGIAPEQATVLTKFWKNHKVKIRESLINQSKWENCLRNLSWRVDLKTQSKRLDQINTPVAIVELELGKNDQVRTELGFCITAYRFLRFRTGAY
- the commd1 gene encoding COMM domain-containing protein 1 isoform X2; translated protein: MAERDGRSLSGLLGGIAQQVYFHNTDITEQQLKHQLFPDLSQEDFRALLEKMTGILRSIASADMDFNQLEAFLTAQTKKQKGIAPEQATVLTKFWKNHKVKIRESLINQSKWENCLRNLSWRVDLKTQSKRLDQINTPVAIVELELGKNDQESEFLCLELNESKVNQLLKKLTEIEESISALSYTS
- the commd1 gene encoding COMM domain-containing protein 1 isoform X4, translated to MAERDGRSLSGLLGGIAQQVYFHNTDITEQQLKHQLFPDLSQEDFRALLEKMTGILRSIASADMDFNQLEAFLTAQTKKQKGIAPEQATVLTKFWKNHKVKIRESLINQSKWENCLRNLSWRVDLKTQSKRLDQINTPVAIVELELGKNDQVRTELGFCITAYRNRNFSAWS
- the commd1 gene encoding COMM domain-containing protein 1 isoform X5 — translated: MAERDGRSLSGLLGGIAQQVYFHNTDITEQQLKHQLFPDLSQEDFRALLEKMTGILRSIASADMDFNQLEAFLTAQTKKQKGIAPEQATVLTKFWKNHKVKIRESLINQSKWENCLRNLSWRVDLKTQSKRLDQINTPVAIVELELGKNDQIPQIQDRSILKKKNL